A single genomic interval of Sebastes umbrosus isolate fSebUmb1 chromosome 11, fSebUmb1.pri, whole genome shotgun sequence harbors:
- the rbfox1l gene encoding RNA binding protein fox-1 homolog 1-like: MLSSPTVILQPYGLPVYPQTTSCYPGLVQGGPSQEAGPGSGDPGLSQVYAPPPSYPPPGQGPPTSAGRLPPLDFTSVHPGSEYADHPQLRIYQGPQLDGVEALTSSNTEDVLAPVTSDPQSLSVSVSSGGGAGIGSDDEGSDKAQPKRLHVSNIPFRFRDPDLRQMFGQFGKILDVEIIFNERGSKGFGFVTFESASEADRAREKLNGTIVEGRKIEVNNATARVVTKKPQTPLVNAEISTSGWKINPVMGAMYAPELYTVASFPYPVATPTLAYRGSALRGRGRAVYNTIRSAAATPAAVPGYPGVVYQDGLYGAEVYGGYPAAYRMAQSASAATATYSDGYGRVYTTAADPYHHSVGPTTTYGVGTMASLYRGGYNRFTPY; the protein is encoded by the exons ATGCTCTCCTCACCCACTGTGATTCTCCAGCCTTATGGACTCCCTGTCTACCCACAGACAACCTCATGCTACCCCGGCCTAGTTCAG gGAGGCCCCTCTCAGGAGGCCGGACCCGGCAGCGGCGACCCTGGCCTGTCTCAGGTCTAcgcccctcctccctcctaccCCCCGCCTGGTCAAGGTCCACCAACATCTGCAGGCAGACTGCCACCTCTTGATTTCACCTCTGTACACCCAGGTTCAGAGTACGCCGACCATCCTCAACTCCGAATCTACCAGGGCCCCCAGCTGGACGGGGTGGAGGCTCTGACATCCAGTAACACG GAGGATGTTTTGGCccctgtgacctctgacccccagTCCCTGAGCGTGTCGGTGTCATCAGGGGGCGGAGCAGGAATTGGAAGTGATGATGAGGGGTCGGATAAGGCCCAACCCAAACGCCTCCACGTCTCCAACATCCCGTTCCGCTTCAGAGATCCGGACCTCCGCCAGATGTTTGGG cAATTTGGGAAGATCCTCGATGTAGAAATTATCTTCAACGAGAGGGGGTCCAAG GGCTTTGGGTTCGTCACCTTCGAGAGTGCGAGCGAGGCTGACCGAGCAAGAGAAAAGCTGAATGGGACGATTGTGGAGGGGAGAAAGATCGAG GTTAATAACGCCACTGCAAGAGTAGTTACCAAGAAGCCCCAGACGCCTCTTGTGAATGCTGAAATTTCAA CTTCTGGATGGAAGATCAACCCTGTCATGGGGGCGATGTACGCACCTGAACTCTATACAG ttgCCAGTTTCCCGTATCCTGTAGCAACTCCCACCTTGGCCTACCGGGGCTCTGCGCTGCGCGGTCGAGGTCGAGCCGTCTACAACACGATTCGCTCTGCTGCAGCCACGCCTGCTGCTGTGCCCGGCTACCCCGG gGTGGTGTATCAGGATGGACTGTATGGAGCAGAAGTCTAC GGTGGCTATCCTGCAGCCTACAGAATGGCTCAATCAGCATCTGCTGCCACGGCAACCTACAGTGACGG ATACGGACGCGTTTACACGACAGCTGCGGATCCCTATCACCACTCAGTTGGACCAACGACGACATATGGAGTTGGTACAATG GCCAGTTTGTACAGAGGAGGATATAACCGCTTCACCCCGTACTGA
- the rps9 gene encoding 40S ribosomal protein S9, with protein MPVARSWVCRKTYVTPRRPFEKSRLDQELKLIGEYGLRNKREVWRVKFTLAKIRKAARELLTLDEKDPKRLFEGNALLRRLVRIGVLDEGKMKLDYILGLKVEDFLERRLQTQVFKLGLAKSIHHARVLIRQRHIRVRKQVVNIPSFVVRLDSQKHIDFSLRSPYGGGRPGRVKRKNAKKGQGGAGGADDEEED; from the exons ATGCCCGTTGCCAGGAGTTGGGTTTGTCGCAAGACATATGTCACCCCCCGCCGTCCCTTCGAGAAGTCCCGTCTCGACCAGGAGTTGAAACTCATTG GCGAGTATGGTCTGAGGAACAAGCGTGAGGTGTGGAGAGTCAAGTTCACCCTGGCCAAGATTCGCAAAGCTGCCAGAGAGCTGCTCACTCTTGACGAGAAGGACCCCAAGCGTCTGTTTGAAG GTAATGCTTTGCTCAGGCGTCTGGTGAGGATCGGTGTGCTGGACGAGGGTAAGATGAAGCTGGATTACATCCTCGGTCTGAAGGTTGAAGATTTCTTGGAGAGGAGGCTGCAGACACAGGTCTTCAAGCTTGGACTTGCCAAGAGCATCCATCATGCCCGCGTGCTTATCCGCCAGAGGCACATTCG TGTGCGCAAGCAGGTGGTGAACATCCCCTCCTTTGTGGTTCGCCTGGACAGCCAGAAGCACATCGACTTCTCCCTGAGGTCTCCATACGGTGGTGGACGCCCAGGCCGCGTCAAGAGAAAGAACGCCAAGAAGGGCCAGGGTGGCGCTGGAGGAGCTGACGACGAGGAGGAAGATTAA
- the mboat7 gene encoding lysophospholipid acyltransferase 7, with amino-acid sequence MSPDELVYLGILAASIPVGFLFRYLSPPVKQGAALLLGLSVAIATCNIHTLHSLVTVIGTWIIIKSSWRHAPALSLTWTFVYLLFFRLVTRFGLPPPTPFANAIQLLLTLKMVSLANEVYSFHMEKKKDVSSFAKSPVIGGLSQEPSLYDILSYSYCYAGIMTGPFFRFQTYVDWLRQPSPQALPGWVPCLQRLKLVPVYAALFLGVNSVFPLAYVRTEEFLDQNYFFRLFYMIAVFFVFRMRFYAAWCGAEAGCISAGLGCYPENALAKPGGGPTVNYSPDPTTEEKYDFKTIQNIDCYNTDFCVKVRHGMRYWNMTVQWWLHHYIYPNAPFKAYALRAGWTMFISAYWHGLHAGYYLSFLTIPLCIAAESAMESSVRVKLGPFGQNIFDWVHWFLKMRAYDYMCMGFVLLKASDTINYWTSIYFVMHIIAVCCIIVGRVLKGGKREGRRGDKEEKREGEKIENVKTGEKTD; translated from the exons ATGTCTCCCGATGAGCTGGTGTACTTGGGGATTCTTGCTGCCTCCATCCCTGTTGGATTCCTCTTCCGTTACCTCA GTCCTCCTGTGAAGCAGGGGGCAGCTCTTCTTCTGGGCCTCTCTGTGGCCATCGCTACCTGTAACATCCACACGCTCCACTCTCTGGTGACGGTGATTGGAACATGGATTATTATAAAGAGCAGCTGGCG GCATGCCCCAGCGTTGAGTCTCACCTGGACCTTCGTCTACCTCCTTTTCTTCCGTCTGGTCACTCGGTTCGGTTTGCCTCCACCGACACCTTTCGCCAACGCCATCCAGCTACTTCTCACTCTCAAG atgGTGAGTCTTGCAAACGAGGTGTACAGCTTCCACATGGAGAAGAAAAAGGACGTGAGCTCTTTCGCCAAGTCTCCCGTCATTGGCGGTCTGTCTCAGGAGCCCTCCCTCTACGATATTCTGTCCTATAGCTACTGTTACGCCGGTATAATGACCG GTCCGTTCTTTCGCTTCCAAACCTACGTTGACTGGCTGAGGCAGCCGAGCCCTCAGGCACTGCCCGGCTGGGTGCCGTGTCTGCAGCGTCTGAAGCTGGTTCCTGTCTACGCCGCTCTGTTCCTGGGTGTCAACTCTGTCTTCCCGCTGGCCTACGTTCGCACAGAGGAGTTCCTGGATCAAAACTATTTCTTTAG GCTTTTCTACATGATAGCAGTGTTCTTCGTGTTCAGGATGCGTTTCTATGCAGCGTGGTGCGGAGCTGAGGCTGGTTGTATCAGTGCAGGTCTGGGCTGCTATCCAGAAAACGCTCTGGCCAAACCTGGAGGAGGACCCACCGTCAACTACAG TCCTGATCCCACCACTGAAGAGAAATATGACTTCAAAACCATCCAGAACATTGACTGTTACAACACCGACTTCTGCGTGAAGGTCCGCCATGGCATGCGTTACTGGAACATGACGGTGCAGTGGTGGCTTCATCACTACATCTACCCCAACGCCCCCTTCAAAGCCTACGCTCTCAG GGCCGGCTGGACCATGTTCATCAGCGCCTACTGGCACGGACTACATGCCGGCTACTACCTCTCCTTCCTCACCATCCCCCTGTGCATCGCAGCCGAGTCGGCCATGGAGTCCTCTGTCCGAGTTAAACTGGGTCCTTTTGGACAGAACATCTTCGACTGGGTTCACTGGTTCCTGAAGATGAGGGCCTACGACTACATGTGCATGGGCTTCGTGCTGCTGAAGGCTTCTGACACCATCAACTACTGGACATCCATCTACTTCGTCATGCACATCATCGCCGTCTGCTGTATAATAGTCGGCAGAGTTCTGAAGGGAGGGAAAcgggaaggaaggagaggggacaaggaggagaaacgagagggagagaagatAGAAAACGTGAAAACTGGAGAAAAAACAGACTGA